Genomic window (Jatrophihabitans sp.):
GGTGTCGGTGCTCACCAACGCCGTCGACGGACCGGCCGAGCCACTGGCCATGGCGCTGTTCAAGCTGATGGACCTGGCCGCGTCGGCGGACCACCAGCCCGCACCGACCGGCGCCAGGTTCACCGGCCGGTTCGCCACGCTGTGGGGGGTGCAGGACGTCGCGCTGCTCGACGGCCGGCTGTTCGGACTCAACCCGACCGGGGCCGGCCCGACCGATGACCCGGTGGCCCTGGAAGTCGTCGATGACACCACGCTGAAGATGATCAGCGGCCCGGGCACCGGCTCGGTCGGTGAGCTGGCGCGCTACGAATTCGCACCGGACGGCGCGATCCGGTCGGTGCGGGGAACCAGCGGCCTGACCATGCGCCCGTTCCAACCACCCGCCTGAGAAGGCGCTCTCGCACGAGTCAGCGAGCTTTGGCCTTGAGGTACTTCGCCCGGGTGTCCTTGTCGAACTTCTCTATCGCATACCGCAAGGTGACCCGAGGAAGCCTGGCCGCGTTCTCGTCGAGGAAGTCCACGAGCCTGGGTCCACCGGCAGAACGCAGCGCCCAACCGGTGGCCTTCTGTACCAGGTCTTCCTTCTCCTCGATCAGCAGCTCGGCGATCTTGAACGTGTCGGCTGAGTCTCCGAGCGCGATGGTGGCGACGATGGCAGTCCGCCGCTCCCACATATCTTTCGATGTAGCCAGCGCGTACAGGACATCCCGCGGCTTGTCCCGCAGATACGCCCCTATGACGTTGATGGCGGCGCGGTCCACCAGGTCCCAGTAGTTGATGCGATCGTGGCGTCGCAGGTACAGGTCGAACACGTCCTTCTTCAGGGACTCAGAAGCCTTACTGTCGCGAACCTTGAAGTCCATGATGCTCACCGCGCCCACCCGGACTTCATGAACGGGGCTCTCCAGGAGCTTCTCCACCTCCGCCAGCGACAGGCCCTTGAACTCCTTGGCCAGGGCGAAGGTGTCGCCCATCCGCACCCCGATGAACACATCGCCCCTGCGCTTGTCCGGCGGAAAGAACCCTTCGTACTTCCTCCGGTTCTCGGCGGTGGCGAGAACCTCCATGCGCTTCCTGAACTGGTCGGCGTCTAATGCGGGCGTCGTCACGTCGCCATCCTGCCAGCGCCGGGCGCCGCGGCGCTCGGGTGGCGAACGAGGTCAGCCCGCCTTGACGGCGTCTTCGGCGAGCTCGGCCTCGGTCAGGGGCCGCAGCACGCAGAACTCGTTACCGTCCGGGTCGGCCATCACCACCCAGCTGACGCTCGCGTCCTGACCCACATCGACCCGCCGGGCGCCCAGCTCCTCCAGCCGGGCCACCTCAGCGGACTGGTCCTCCGGTCGCAGGTCCAGATGCAGGCGGTTCTTGCCGGCCTTGCTCTCGGGGACGGCCAGAAACACCAGATCCGGCGCGACGCCGTCCTGCGGGCTGCCGGCCGGCGGCTCGAGCACGACTTCATCGTCGTCGGCAAAGGTTTGACGCCAGCCCAACGCGGACTGCCAGAAGGCGGCCAGCCGAGCAGGGTCGGTGGTGTCGATGCACAAGCACTGGATGCGTAGGACCATGCCGTGATCTTGTGCGTTGGCGCCCCTCCAGTCCAGCCGTTTTCTGATCACCGGCCCGCGAGCCCGGCGCTGCCCGCGAGACTGCCCGCATGCCTTACAGGCGACGCTTAGAAAAAGATGGTTCACTGGACTAGATGCCCGCAAAACGCCCTGACCAAGCCGCTGCTCGCACGAGCAGACGCCGGTGGTACGCGCTACCGCCGCTGGCCGCGTGCGCGACCGTCCTGGCTTTGTTCGCGACGGGCATCCTGCCTCCTGACGGCAATGACTCCGACACCGGAAGCCGGTCGAGTTCCTCGATCGCTCCTGCGCAAGAAGCAGCGCCCGCGACATCTTCTGGAGCCGAAGCCGCGTCGCCCGCGACCAGTCCGTCATCATCGGCCGCCACGTCCCCGCCGCGAAGCAGCGCCCGCGCATCCGCCACCCCGTCGCAGACCGAGTCCCCGCTGGCCAAGACCGCACCGTCCCCGGCCCGGGTCCCGGTCGGCGGCGCCGGGGTCCAGGCGGCGGCCGACTACGCGACCTCGCGCGGATACCGGGCCGGAGTGGCGGTACTCGACACCAAGACCGGCAAGCTCTGGGGCGCCAGCGAGCACTCCGCCAGGTTCGCCTCGGAATCGGTGGTGAAGGTGTTCGTGGCCACCCGGCTGTTGCTGACCGGGCAGCTGACCGGCGATCGGGCCGACATCGCCTTCCGGATGATCGCCCAGTCCGACGACGGCGCCATGGACGCTCTGTACGGGTTCGCCGGCGCGGACCAGGTAACGCCCTGGATCGCCGATCATTACGACATCCCCGATCTGGGCGCGCCACCGGCCCAGGTCGGCTGGTGGTCCAACGCCAAGATCACCGCGGCCGGCCTGGTGCGCTTCTACGCCAAGGTCAAAGCCGACCCCAAGGTCTGGCCGTGGCTGTCCAAGGCCATGCACGCGGCCACCGAGTACGGCTCCGACGGCACCTACCAGTTCTTCGGCCTCAAGCAGGCCGACCCGAACGCCGCCATCAAGCAGGGTTGGGGCCAGGACGACGACGACTGGAGCGCGGCCTCGGACTTCAACTCCACCGGCTTCGTCAACTCCGACCGCTACGCCGTGGCGATCCTGGTCAAGGGGCCGCCGTATGAGTACAACTCGGGTACCCCCGCCACGGTGACCGGGATCGCCAAGCGGCTGATGCCCGGCGGAGTCATGCGCCCCGGCTAGCGCCTGGTAGCCGAATCAGGGTGCAAACGCCCTTCTCCGGCTCTTCCCGACAGCTGCCGTGAGGGTTTAGCTTTGCCCCATGCCGCCACTTCCTATACAGGAATCGAGTTGCCCGATCGACTGGCAGCCCAGCGCGCTGGCCCCGGTGTTCTACGGCTACCGCGAGTACACGACTGCCGACGGCGCCCCGATGACGGTGCGGGTCTATTACCCCAGCCTGGACGGTGCTCCCGATGGCGCGCCGCCGCTGCTCGGCTGCGGGCGCTACCCGCTGATCATGTTCTGCCACGGCTACTGCCCGGGTGAGCCCCTGCAGTACCAGAAATGGTTCGAGCTGCCGGCCCAGCTGGCCCGGGCCGGCTATGTGGTGGCGGTACCTCAGATCGAGAAGATCGACGGGCTGCCGCAGGACCGTCCCGAGGTGCAGCCCTTGCTGCACGGCCTGCTCGACTGGATGCGGGCCGGCTGGGAACACCGCGACACCCTGCTACCACCGCCTGCCACCGGCCTGGCCGGGCACTCCTATGGCGCGCTGCACGCCGGCATCCTGGCCACCACCCGGCCGGTTCTGGCCGTCGCCTCGTTGAGCGGCGTGTGGGAGGAGTTGTCGCAGCAGCCGTTCCCGATCCACCAGGGCGCGCCGGCCCGGCTGTTCACCTGGGGCACCAATACGGACTCCGAGGCCTACGCAGACCTTCCTCCCCAGTACTGGAACCCCGTCCCGCAGCCGAAGTACCGGGTGCTGTTCGCCGGCGCCGAGCACTTCGACTACCTCTACGACACCGAGCTCCGCTGCCGTAAGCTCCGCGGCCCGTGCCCGTTCGTCGGCGCGTACACCACCGACACCGTGACGATGTTCTTCGCCCGCTACCTGCAGCCCGAGCACTGGCCCGACCTGTCCACCAAGATCGACGATTCGCTGATCCCGCCGACGACAGCGGAGCTCGCGCAGAATCTGACACCGGAGCAGCAGTTCTTCCTCGGCGGCTACCTCGCGGGCGTGCCTGCTTTCAACGACTCGTCCAGGTGCAAGATCGCGCTGCGCGAGTCGCCACCTGATCTGATCGAAGGCCAGCTGCTGTTCTATCGCGACAACACCCGTGAGGGCGTCGGTGATCTGCACTCCCCGTCAGTCATCGGACAGGGCGGCTGGCAGTACCTGACCAAGGTCTTCTCCGGCGGCGACGGCATCCTCTACGCGGTCAACACCCAGGGCGAGCTGCTGTTCTACCGCGACCACAACCGCGACGGCACCGGCGACGTCAACACCCCGTCCGTCATCGGCCTGGGTGGCTGGCAGCACATGCAACACCTGTTCGGCGGCGACCCGGGCGTGATCTATGCCGTCGATGACCAGGGGCAGTTGCTGTTCTACCGCGACCACAACCGCGACGGCACCGGCGACGTCCACACCCCGTCCGTCATCGGCCTGGGCGGCTGGCAGAACATGCAACACCTCACCTACGGCGGCGACGGGATCATCTACGCCGTCGATGACCAGGGCCGGCTGCTGTTTTATCGCGACCACAACCGCGACGGCACCGGCGACGTCCACACCCCGTCCGTCATCGGCCTGGGCGGCTGGCAGCACATGAAACGCCTGGTCGCCGGCGAGCAGGGAGTGCTCTACGCGGTGGACGACCTGGGCCGACTGCTCTACTACCGGGACTACCACCGCGACGGCAGCGGCGACGTCAACACCCCCCAGGTCATCGGTAACGGCGGCTGGCAGGCGTTCAGCCAGCTCACCTATGGCGGCAGCAAGATCCTCTACGCTGTGGTCGGCGCGTAAAGCCCAGCCATTGAGGGAGCCGCACATGTCGTCATCGGTAGGCGCGGTCCTGGTGACCGGCTGCTCGTCCGGGATCGGCCAGGCCACCGCCGCGCTGCTGGCCCGTCAGGGGCACACCGTCTACGCCACCGCCCGGCAGCGCTCCAGCCTGGCGGGGTTGGAAGCGGCGGGTTGCCGGACCCTGTCGCTCGACGTCACCGACGAGGACTCGATGCGCGCGGCCGTCGACACCGTCGTGTCCGAAACCGGGGCGGTCGGGGCGCTGGTGAACAACGCCGGCTACTCCCAGTCCGGCGCGTTGGAGACCCTGGCCCTGGACGACGTCCGCCGCCAGTTCGAGACCAACGTCTTCGGCCTGCTGCGGATGTGCCAGCTCGTCCTGCCGTCCATGCGGCAGCGCGGCCAGGGCCGGATCGTCAACGTGTCCTCGATGGGAGCTAACTTCACCTTTCCCGGCGGCGGCAGTTACCACGCCACCAAGTACGCCGTCGAAGCGCTGTCCGACGCCCTCCGGTTCGAGGTCGCCGGCTTCGGCGTCGGCGTGACGGTCGTTCAGCCGGGCATCATCAGGACGTCGTTCAGCGAGCGAGCCGTCGCCGAAGTGCCCAAGCCCGCCGCCGAGGCCGGGCCCTACGACGAGTTCAACGCCAG
Coding sequences:
- a CDS encoding SDR family NAD(P)-dependent oxidoreductase, translating into MSSSVGAVLVTGCSSGIGQATAALLARQGHTVYATARQRSSLAGLEAAGCRTLSLDVTDEDSMRAAVDTVVSETGAVGALVNNAGYSQSGALETLALDDVRRQFETNVFGLLRMCQLVLPSMRQRGQGRIVNVSSMGANFTFPGGGSYHATKYAVEALSDALRFEVAGFGVGVTVVQPGIIRTSFSERAVAEVPKPAAEAGPYDEFNASVARATRTVYESGALAKLGGEAEDVAKVIARAITARRAPVRVRVTPSAHVLVNQHRLLPTRAWDRLLRSQFPTPHS
- a CDS encoding tachylectin-related carbohydrate-binding protein yields the protein MPPLPIQESSCPIDWQPSALAPVFYGYREYTTADGAPMTVRVYYPSLDGAPDGAPPLLGCGRYPLIMFCHGYCPGEPLQYQKWFELPAQLARAGYVVAVPQIEKIDGLPQDRPEVQPLLHGLLDWMRAGWEHRDTLLPPPATGLAGHSYGALHAGILATTRPVLAVASLSGVWEELSQQPFPIHQGAPARLFTWGTNTDSEAYADLPPQYWNPVPQPKYRVLFAGAEHFDYLYDTELRCRKLRGPCPFVGAYTTDTVTMFFARYLQPEHWPDLSTKIDDSLIPPTTAELAQNLTPEQQFFLGGYLAGVPAFNDSSRCKIALRESPPDLIEGQLLFYRDNTREGVGDLHSPSVIGQGGWQYLTKVFSGGDGILYAVNTQGELLFYRDHNRDGTGDVNTPSVIGLGGWQHMQHLFGGDPGVIYAVDDQGQLLFYRDHNRDGTGDVHTPSVIGLGGWQNMQHLTYGGDGIIYAVDDQGRLLFYRDHNRDGTGDVHTPSVIGLGGWQHMKRLVAGEQGVLYAVDDLGRLLYYRDYHRDGSGDVNTPQVIGNGGWQAFSQLTYGGSKILYAVVGA
- a CDS encoding VOC family protein; protein product: MVLRIQCLCIDTTDPARLAAFWQSALGWRQTFADDDEVVLEPPAGSPQDGVAPDLVFLAVPESKAGKNRLHLDLRPEDQSAEVARLEELGARRVDVGQDASVSWVVMADPDGNEFCVLRPLTEAELAEDAVKAG
- a CDS encoding DNA alkylation repair protein, with amino-acid sequence MTTPALDADQFRKRMEVLATAENRRKYEGFFPPDKRRGDVFIGVRMGDTFALAKEFKGLSLAEVEKLLESPVHEVRVGAVSIMDFKVRDSKASESLKKDVFDLYLRRHDRINYWDLVDRAAINVIGAYLRDKPRDVLYALATSKDMWERRTAIVATIALGDSADTFKIAELLIEEKEDLVQKATGWALRSAGGPRLVDFLDENAARLPRVTLRYAIEKFDKDTRAKYLKAKAR